One Baekduia alba genomic window, TCGCGAGGACGCCGAGGGCCGGCACCTCATCGCCACGGTGGCCACGGCGGAGGGCGCCACCGTGGTCCTGTCCTGGACCGTCCGCCTCGTCAGCGGCAAGTGCGAGTACCGGGTCGACGACGTCACCGGCTCGCTCTGAAGCACCACCCCATCCGAGCTCGGGCGGTCGTCATCTCCGACGACCGCCCGGGCTCGTGCTCGTTCATCGCCTGATCCAGGAGGAACCATGTCCGAACACGACACCAGCGGCGAGGCCACCCCATCGATCCCGCCGCCGAGCGGGCGCGGCGTCCCCGCGACCGTCATCGCGACCGACCCTGGGCTCCGCCCGGTGGTCGATCTCATCAAGCACATCCCCCTCGACCGGCAGTGGCGGGCGTTCGGCGCCATGCTCGATGCCATCGAGCTGCTGCCCATCAGCAAGATGGTGGCGTCGATCGACACCTCCCTGTTGGAGGCGTGGGGCCCAGCGGGCGAGCTTCCGGGTCTGACCGAGGAGGCCGTCGCCCTGTTCGAGGCCGGGCTCGAGGTCGCCTTGACGCGCCGCTTCGAGGACGCCGAGGGCCTGCGCCTCGTCGCCACGGTGATCTCGCCGAAGGCATCCACGCTGATCCTGTCCTGGACCGTCCGCCGCATCGGCGCCGGGTACGAGCGCCGGCTCGACAAGGTCACTGCCGGCATCCCGCCGCTCGTGGAGCGGACGGACGTCACCCTGGTCGTCGGGGACGGCGTCTCGCTCGACCCGCTGCTCGAGGTCGTCGACGACACCCTGAGCGACGCCCAAGCCGAGACGGTCGTCGCCGTCCTCGACGTCATCGAGTCGTTCCACGTCGGCGGCTGCGTGGCGACGTCGGTCAATCCCGACAGGGTGAGGGCGCGGGCGACCAGGGGCGAGCTTCCGCGCCTGACCGAGGACGCCGCTGTCCTCTTCGAGGCGGGGATGTGGGCCGTCCTCGCCGACCGTTCCGAGGACATCGACGGCCTGCATCTCGGCGCGTGGGTGTTCACACCGGAGAGGACGAAGGTCGTCCTGTCCTGGACCGTCCGCCGCGTCGGCCCCGACTACGAGTACCGGATCGACCGCGTCGAGGTCGTGGACGTGTTCTGAGCCCCGCTCCCATCCGCTTCCTCTCCGAAAAGGAGCAATCACCATGAACAACGAATTCCGCGTGGGCGTCATCGGCACGCCCCACGAAGTTGTCCGGCGCACGCTGCCGGCCCTCTTCCGGCTCGACTCGAGCTTCGGAGCCCGCCTCGTCGCCATGGCCGGCCCTGAGGCGCGCGACGCCAAGGCGTTCCTCGACTCGGGCGCCGGCCGGAAAGCCGCCTGGCTCACGGGGCACGCGTACCCGGACGGTCTCAACCTGGGCGACGTCGAGACGCACGACTCCCCCTGGACGATGCTCGAACACACCCCGCTCGACGGCGTCATCGTCGCCGGCGAGGACGCGTCCGACGCGATCTGCATCGTCACGCTCCGCCGCAAATGCCACGTGCTGACCGCTGCCGATCCGGTGATCGCCGACCCGATCGCGCTCGCCAAGCTGCAGAAGGAGGCGGCCGAGCAGGGCCGCAGGTTCGACGCCGGGCACCTGTCCGGCTACCGCTCGTCGCTGTTCGACTCGCCCGACGTCGCCGAGGCGCTCGACGGCGTCCCCGGGGTCAGCGCCCGCTGGTGCATCGCCGCGTCGTCCAAGGTGCGGGCGCCCGGCGCCGCGCGGCTGCTGGCCTTGACCACGCCGGTCGCCATCGCGCTGCGCGGCACCACGGTCACGCTCAAGCGGATCGACCAGGTCGGCGGAACCGCCATCCGAGGCATCTGGGAGACGGCCGCCGGGAGGACGGCGATCATCGACGTCGAGTGGGATTGGCCGATGCCGGGAGGCGACCAGGCGTCGCTCACGGCCTACGGGCCGCGGGCCCGCGTCGCGCTGCCGCTGGCGCCGCCCGGGGCCAGGGTCGCCGCCCACCCGGACGAGCTCACGGGCACCCTCCGGCCTAAGGTCGGCCCTCCGCGCTGGCTGGCGACGCGGCGGACGTTCCAGGACTGCGAGCAGGTGCGGATGCAGCAGTGGGTCGAAGCCTGCCAGGGCGACCGCACTCCGACGGTCACCACCAGGCACGCGCTGGTCGCGGCGCAGATGGCCCAGTTCCTGGCCACGGCGTTGAACCCGGCCCGGACCGGCGACGCCTGAGGGTCACACCGCAGTCGGTGGACCGAGCGATAGCAGACGCCGATTGGGCCTCGCGGCCACCGCGGGCACAATCGGCGCCGTGCCGGTCATGACGACCACCCCGTACGAGCAGCACCGGGACTACGTCCTGGCGGTGCTCGCCCGGCGCTGCCGGTGGCTCGACGGCGGCGAGCGTGAGGAAGTCCTTCACGACGCCTACGCCGTGTTCCTGCAGAAGCAGCGCGACGGCGTCCTGGACACCGACGCGATGCGGCCCCAGCAGGTGCGGGCCTATCTCGTCCAGACCGCCATCAACAAGGCGATGGACGACGGCAAGAGCGCGCGTCGCAAGCGGTCGGTCGGCCTCGAGGAGGACGGTGGCCTCGAGGTCGCCGACCAGCGGCCCGAAGTGGTGGAGCGGCTTGCGCAGAGCTACGACGCCGAGCGCGTGCGCGAGATCGTCGACGAGCTGCCGGCCCGCCAGCAGGTCGTCATCAAGCTGCGGTTCTTCCTCGACCTCTCGCCGACCGAGATCCAGCAGTACCTCGGGATTACCGAGCGGGTCTACCGGCGTGAGCTCGAGCGGGCGATGCGGGCGCTGACCGATCACGTCGAGCTCGTGCAGCGCGGCACGTCGTGCGATCAGCGCCGGAGCCTGATCCTCGCGTACGTCGCGGGGATCGCCGGGCCCAACCGCCAGCAGGTCGCGCGGCGCCACCTCGCGACCTGCCCGGCGTGCGCCGCGTGGGCGGGCCGACTGCGGACCGCGGCCCATCAGGCCGGCGCCGTCGTCCCGCTGCCGCTGGCCTCCCACGTGGCCCTCGGCGGCGACGACCGCTGGTGGGCCGGCCTGGGCCACGTGCTCGAAGCGACCCGCGACCGGATCGTGGACGTCGCGTCCGGCGGGCGGGGGCACGTCACCGGCCTGGCTCTGCGCACCGACCCGGCGTCGACCGCGGTGCTCGGGGCGGCACGGCCCGGCACGATCGCCGCGGTCGTCGCCGGCTGCCTGACCGTGGGCGGCACGACGTACTGCGCGGTGGACGGCGTCACCACGCCGCTGGGGCTGCTGGCCTCCAGCAAGGTGGAGACCCGGACGCACGACCACGCCGCCGCCACGCCGCGGCCGGCGCCGCGCCGGAAGCGGCACCAAGCCGCCGCGACGCCGGCTCGGGCGGCGTCGACGCCGACGTTGGCCGCGCCCACGACCAGCACGATCGCGACGACCACGCGGCGCACAGCGACGGTCGCCAAGCCGGCGGAGACGCCGGCGCACCGCGTCGCGCACCAGACCTCGAGCGAGTTCGGGATCGAGAGCGGCGGCACGAGCGTGTCGTCGGGGTCCTCGGGGTCGAGCTCGTCTGGCTCTGGCTCTTCGTCGGGGTCGTCGGCGACCGCGACCGCGGCCAGCGCGACGTCGACCGCCAGGTCGTCGCCGGCGCCCAGCTCCGGCTCGAGCTCGGGCCACGGCGCCTCCGAGGCGGCGGTCGCCGCCGAGTTCGGTCCCTGACCGCGTCTGCTCGGCACGCGGCACGGCGACCTCAGGAACGAGAGCCCTATGGCTCGCTAGAAGTGGCGCCCTGCGGCGCCTTCGGATGAAGCTGAGAGGAATCAGCATGATCA contains:
- a CDS encoding sigma-70 family RNA polymerase sigma factor, translating into MTTTPYEQHRDYVLAVLARRCRWLDGGEREEVLHDAYAVFLQKQRDGVLDTDAMRPQQVRAYLVQTAINKAMDDGKSARRKRSVGLEEDGGLEVADQRPEVVERLAQSYDAERVREIVDELPARQQVVIKLRFFLDLSPTEIQQYLGITERVYRRELERAMRALTDHVELVQRGTSCDQRRSLILAYVAGIAGPNRQQVARRHLATCPACAAWAGRLRTAAHQAGAVVPLPLASHVALGGDDRWWAGLGHVLEATRDRIVDVASGGRGHVTGLALRTDPASTAVLGAARPGTIAAVVAGCLTVGGTTYCAVDGVTTPLGLLASSKVETRTHDHAAATPRPAPRRKRHQAAATPARAASTPTLAAPTTSTIATTTRRTATVAKPAETPAHRVAHQTSSEFGIESGGTSVSSGSSGSSSSGSGSSSGSSATATAASATSTARSSPAPSSGSSSGHGASEAAVAAEFGP